GCTGTGAATAGATATTCTACAGTATCAGGCCTGAGTTTCAAATAACAAGTGCCTTCAAAGTTATCAAATATCACTCATGGAAGGGGAGCAGTATTTAGTCTCTGGCTTTGACGTGAGATTCTTTTGATCTTAGGCATGTTGCTTACCTGTCTTGTATCACTAACTTGCATGTAAAAGgaggaaattttctttctaatttgcaAGGTTTAATGAGTTTGAATTCCTTGCCTAGAACTATGGTGACAGGAACTATATTAGTACCTACATATTCCTGCAGGATTACTAGCTGAACAGACAGCTAGTGGGAGAAACATCCTATGTCTCACACACATACATGCCAGGATCTGAAAGAGGTGTATTGTTGCTGATATGCTATTATGAAAGAATAGTATAGGTTCATAAAGGTCAAAGTGTAGCTTAGCTTTATGTAACAGAAAGacgtgtttgttttgttttattttttaaagataccaAATCTTAATAGTTATACTGACATTTTCATTGTCCTTTTTTGCTACCAGATCAGAGGGTCACTTATGCTTGCCTGTGAGATACACGCACTCGTTTCCTGAAGCACTACAGAAGCTTTATCGTGGTGAGTTCAGGTAGGATTCACTGATCTTTGGTTTTCCAAAACATACTATGATTGGAAAATACTTAATGATGTGCAATTCCTAAGGAGCAGATGATGCTTAGTAAAATCTTAATGCCTCAAATTGTGAATTCTATGTAGATGTTTACCATGTTGAAAAATGGGTTTGTGAATGCAGCTGACACAGGCAGAATGCAGGAGCAACCACAAAACCACGGATGAAATGAAAAGAGTAAGTTTATTCTCGTTACCTTGCGACCTGGGGGAATCTCcgcagcagcacctgggcagcaCGCAAGTGGGGACAAAGACACCACGTAGCTCagtccttgctagccagaaagaggaggagaaagaaaaacatcttgaaCTTGCTGCTTTTACCTGTATATATCAGAGATTTTTGCAGGtgtagttttccactgtgctttgattaTTCCCACAGCAGGCCAGGAATCTCAAGCATGTTTGATAAAGTGCCTCTGAGGCTATCACAGGCCTTTGTTATCTAAATGCAGATGttctacccatcaagcacacaaagctaaacaacaattagtatgatatatgtatttttcaacACCCCAGCTAcaagtcacttgagcatgtttacagTCCTCCTCACCAATCTTCCACTGTATTTCCACAGTGGTCAAGAGTGAGATTGgaatacaaagaataaaattgaCTGCCAGTTCCAGAAAAAAGACTTGTTATGACCTTGAATAATTGATTTACTTTTGTGATTAGCAAATTCATAAATGAGGAACTGCATTCTTGTAAAGGGTGTATTGGTTTACATATTTTAACACTCAAAAGCATATGTAGTACAGTGATGGGCCATACTAATAGAAGTTGATGAAGCCTATACAGTTAGGAAATGGTCAGTGTATTGCATCTGGGGTTTTGGTGGTTAAGCTAGAGTGACTTAAATTTTGTTAACAGATTAGTGTAAGGCAAAGTTTTTCTTTATGCTGAAGACAGCTTGATTTTTTCAATACTAGGtattcttaaaatagaaaaatctcaCTTGAATTAAGAAGGAAGCAAGCTGAATTTTAAAGCACAGACTAGGGAAGAGTattttaataactattttaaaagagACATTGTTCTGTGGTGTATTAACATTCCAGAATATGTTTAGATGGCAAACCATCAAACAGAAATGAGTCATTCATGTGAAAATATATTGCAATTGggttttatttatagtttttgcaaatttaatttttagcttGAAGTGTAACTGTGTCATAGAAAAGCTCTGAAATGAGGTGAATACAGTTGTCAGGATTGATTGTAAATAACTGAAGGGGTTTCCTCAGGTATTGCTAAATGAAAAGGTACTTTCAACTCACATATTCTGAGACTTATAAAACAGAAGCTTTTAACTTTCCATCATGCTAAGTTGCTTAGGTAAAGCTGGTAGTGTTAATGCAGGTAACCTTGATAATCTAGGCACTTCTGATGTTTTGTTGGATGCCATGTTGTATTTTTGTTGCTGACATTCCTCTTGTTGCTCATTATGGAGCTGAAGCCTCACCAGAGTGAAACAGAAAGGATCTCTCTGGTTATTTTCTCAGAATAATAGGAACTGATATTCCTAAGCAAGGACCTGCGAGGGTGTTTCACTTGGCAGTTCTCAGGTATAGGCCctaaagaaactttaaaataggTGGGTAACTGGATCAGCCTGTCTGGAAGAGCTTCTGCTGTCTCAGAGTTGCATAAGGATGGTGAGGTGCCaaagactggaaaaggggaaTTGTCTTTTCTCCTTATCCTTGAAGTGTCAGTCAGTACAACAGTCCATATAAGCACTTTCCTTGTAGTCTCATGAAACAACCAACATCATTGCTTTGTAAAGGACAAACTATATCAGACTacacatgggggttttttttgatggtCACTGGTGTAAAAGGATCTCAGAATAGGGATATGATAGGGGTACAGTCCCATTTTTcaattttgtgggggttttgaCATGTTCCAGCATGAGTATTGTAAGAAGGCTAGCACAGTGATACTCATTGCGTGCTGTCTGCCTGACTACCTGAAAACATACTTGGAATTTAAGGGCAGATAGGTAGTTATAATAAGGGTGTGTTGAATGAGGCTCTACAAGGATGACGAGGTAAAACTAGTGATGTGATGATATGAAGTGTAAGTGTTCCTTGGTGTAATTTCAAGAAGCATAAACTGGCTGTTGTCACCTGGGTATCAACAGTATGAACTGGGAAAAGATGTTCTTATAACACTCTGTTGTGATTTGCTTTCTTAATCAAAACTATTGCTATTTTGTTTTACATAATCTCTAAATAgtaagaggaaaaaggaattgaTACCTCCtctagtaaaaaacaaaaaatctgaatCTTGTAATAGCTTAAGCtatccttctctttcttcatttgaATTCATCTTAAGCATCCTAAAGTTCCTAGGCTAGGAGAGTTCTTAAAATGAGAGGATACTTGTGGCCCTTATTTATAAAGGTGTGGATAGGGCTGCTTCTCTGAACATCTACAAATACAAACAAAAGATGGTAAAATTACAGCATGTATTGCTGTATAAATTCCTGAGAGCTTGTTGTTCTCAAAATCGTTGCATCAGTTGTGAATTCGTAAGTTAGGATCACATGCCTAAAAAGATGAGTTGTTATCTTTAATGTCTGTGGACTACTTTTGGCCAGTGTCCTCTTATTTTacacatataaaaaacattagGTAGCAAATTGTTAAGTGTAATGTATTTAGATTTTATTATGATTAGCTTTCTAAATTCAGAAATTATAGTGGAAGCTATAAAACTTGAAATGTGACTTTGAATATATTTAACTTTTAAGATACTCTGCTTTGAGAGTTAAGACTCTCTGATCCTGTCTAATTCTGTAATGAGTATTTCAGCTACTGATACCcacttctttctcctctctaaGGTGGCAGTGGCGACAAAGAATCCGACTGTATCTTGAAGGAACTGGTATTAACCCAACCCCTGTAGATTTACATGAACAGCAGCTAAGCCAAGAGCAACACAGCAGGGCTCACATAAATGAAAGATTCCAGGATCAAAGTAGGTTAAAATCTGAcaagaatataataattttgctaTGATAGCTTGGAATAGGAGATAAAGATTTGTAAGAGTTGAAGTATTTGAAGTCTGGTATTTGAGAGGCAGGGAGAGACAGCTCTCATTAGCTGATCACCCAGATTGAGGTTTTTTAGAAgggagtattttttctttctgtatgtttATTCTGGACTGTACTCAGAACAGGTTTTCAGTATTAACAGTTAATTTagagatgttttaaaatagtattaTCTGCTGGCAAAATACCTGAGTGTTTTTAAAGTGCTGTCTCTTAGGGTTACTACAGACACGAACATCTTACCATATGTTTAGCTGCACCACActagaagtgtgtgtgtgtgtgtgtgtgtgtgtgcgcgcgcacaCTTGCAAGCACTCTTATGCTAAATTTGAGGTTAGTTCTTTGGTCATCAGACACCTTCAACTGTTTTCTTTGCGATGGATGGAAGATGCATGATTCTGTCCTTAACTTGTGTCTAGCACTGCATTTCTTCACTGAGAGTCCTTAGTCAACATAAACACTTTGTTAATCCCCCTTAACCATACCCTGTGGTATAAAGTCTAATTGTTTGAACTTTATCAGAAATGTCTGTTGAGTCACTGTCAGTGAATTTAACTAGGCTGGAAGACTGACAGAAGAGAAGACTTCCATCTGGCTGGTTGCCCATGAGTTTTCAGGGAAAGCAATGTCTGACCATAAGTGTCATTGTCTTATTGACCTTGGTTCAAATATTTAGTTTCCAGTAAAGGGCAGTGACTGACTACAGACTAAGTCAGTGAAAAATTGAGTCCTTGAAGAAAATGGAGCACTAGAATACAAACCCAGGCAGCAGAGTGTGTCCTCCAGTGAGTTGTGGattggttttgaaaattttggTTTTAGAGCCATTATTCAAAACTGTTATATTCAATATCTGCAGGATCTGACATTTCTGGCCCACATCTTTTACCAGTGAGAGCACTCAATGAAGTCTTCATTGGGGAATCTCTTTCATCCAGGTATGTTTAATTGTTTGTTGTTGCAGCAAGGCACAATcgacttaatttctttttatgacaTTGCAATGAACAAATCAGTGGTGGGATGTCTACTATCAAATTTCAGTTCTAGTCCATGAATATGTAACACTGATTGTACTTTTGCTGATTACAAAGTGTATTTTCAGAGATGTAAGTGCAGTGATgttaatttcagtttttccacCTTCCTGTCTGGCCATTCCTTCATCTTTCATTATTCCCAGCTGTTTTCTTTCCGCTTCATTGTTTTACAGCTTTTCTGATTAGTTATTATGTAACCAGATGCCTTCAGTTACTGTCTTTACAGTGGATTGAAGATTTAAATATCTGTCCTTAAACTGCCTcctctcctccatctcttcttaaatatcttttcaTAAGCTTTTAGCATGACCAAGCAGAAACAGCTTTTAGCATGACCCAAGTACTCCTTTCCCTGCCTCTCTGTCATTAGAGGCAAAGGTATCAGCCTGCTTTTGGCAGAAGCTTTGTTATTGTGGGAGAACacttatttccttgttttaagaAACAAGTTTGTATCAAATCCTGGTACTGTATTATCCAGGATACCTTTGACTCTCCTTTCTGTCCTGAAGATCAATGCATTTCAGCCAGCCAAATGGTAACAAGATAACAAGAAGGATGTGGGGAATGTGATTTGGGGCTGCGGGAAAGGAGTTAAAACATGATCCTTGATCAGGATTTGGCCAAACTTTTACTTGTGTTTCATATCCCTTTTccctttattctgttttttttttttttttttttttttaacttcagagtGTAACATCTtcttgtgtttgtacagtgcctgGGACACTGTGATTGCTGCTGGAAACAGTATAAATGTTCCATGAGTGCTTTATCTTCCATCTGGACTGCAGCCTCAGACTGGCAGAAGGAATTAGTCTCAAAGAGATACAAATTTTTCTCTCTACTAAATCAAACCtaattttagaaagatttttaaaagtttctttaacATGCAGCGATAGAaaaacacaaagctgctttccaacaCTTTACAGTGGTCCTCTACTGCATGTCACAAATAAATTGTGCTCTTTGATTCCAGTATATTTCAAAGGCATTGAGGAACACAAAGCCTGTAGGAACAAATCTCTAGTAATATTGTGTTAATAGGACTTCACACTTGAAGACTTAAATAATGATGTCACACAGATGAATCTTCTGTAAGGTTCAAATACACAAGTCTGATGTATATTAAGACAAAATGACTCTAGGTGCTTCTTCCAAGCGGTTGTTCTGCATGTCAgttaagaaaacaacaaaattgaagaaaaaaaagaaacctttcatCCCCAGCTTGCAAAAATTATCTTAAACTGAATCAGGCTGTGCACCTGTGTTCTTAAGTTGCTTCCATTTCTTTCATCTTCCCATCTTCTCAAGAGTGAGTACACAAAATGCCCTTAGTTACTAGAAGTCTAAACTGTTTGACACCAAATATTAGAGAGGTGCATTCCTAGCTGATCCAAACTGAAACATTCATCACCTAAACAGCTCAGTAAGCTCCTTTTACTAAGAAAGGTGAAACTCAGTCATGCTGAACACAGTGAATGTGGTGGTTTTCTAAGAGAGTATCTATTAATCAGAGGACGGTATCATACCGTTTGAATTAGACACTATGCACATTAACAACTTTAGTTCCTAAATATACCCCTGGATGTTCTGAAGCTTACAGAGTGAGACTGTCTGGTCTTTCTGGGCCCAACATTAGGAATCACCTGGTATATGAATAATACCACGCAGAGTGATGATTGTGCCCCAAGACTTAGTACATTTGAGTTTTAGGAAGAATTTGCCCTGGAGGGAAATGTAAGTGTGCTGACTGTTGTAAAACTAAAACTGTTCGTGAAGAATCACAGTGGATTTTTAATTAATGAATTGATCAAGAATTCAGCTTGAACCCATGCTATTACTTACTGACATTGGAGTGTCTTACCTCTTAGTGTTCCCTGATCTAATTTTATGAGACCCAATTACAGCGTAAACATAATTTTTGTGGTAGTTCGACAATTATGCAAGGAAGGTAATGTATTTGTAGTTTCATTTGTAAGTCCAGCAAACCCTGCTTGTATATGGAGCTGTTCTCAGATGAATCACAGAGTTCTTTGTGCATAATTTAATATGAAAAGTGGCTGCAGAAAAACTGCCTGAAAGTTCATGCTGCAAATCACTTTTGTTCATTATAAGAACTGCTATAAAACAGTGGATCAAAAGTGGCTGCCAAGTTGGAAACACTGTGCAAAGCCTGTGAAATTGTCATCCAGATTTGAAACTAGCCCCTCTAAATTTTTATGTGCCTGATAAGGCTGTGTGTTCTGTCTTATTCAGGGAGAACTTTAAGTCCTGCAAACCCAGTTTTAAATTCTCGCTTCATAGGGCCTCCTATTATGAGATATCAGTTGATGATGGTCCTTGGGAAAAACAGAAGAGTTCAGGGCTTAATGTGTGTACTGGAACAGGATCAAAAGCATGGTAAGTACATGTTGCTGCTTTGATATAAAATATTGCTTCAGATAAGCTAGATGGACCTATTTTGCTTAAGCGTTTTGTCCATACTGAGACTCTTCTGGGCTATGGGTAAGTCAGTGCATGTCAGTTATGTCCAAATATTCTCACTGTTGATATGTTTCAAAGCTGTTTCAGGTGTATAAGAAGAGCAGAGCACCCCTCACTCGTAGGTATGGAGAGAGGTCTTGAAAGGGAGAGGAGCCAAGGCATTGAGACAGAAGCTTACCTTACATGTATTTTTAGTGAAAGAGATTGCATGCTGCACGTGGAGGTGAATGGTTGGGAGTGGTGAGGGAAAGAGATTCTGCTCTGACTTGCAGAGCATATCAGTGGGATCTCTGAACTACTCTTGTTGgctaaaattaaaatgcttaGATGAAGTAGCTTAGAAAACTTATAAAAATCTAAGCTTTAAGAAGAATGGGAAAACATGTACTTGGAAACAGTGTTAAGTGTTCTCTGGCACATCtattttccattctgtttccAAGCCTCTTGCCTCTTTCAAACTTAATTGAAAGGGCACAGTCTCTTTGACAAAATATTCCCCCTAAACAAAGGCAGGCATATCTAAGCAGAGCTGTGCTAGCTTAATGAAAGGGGTAAATTATCTTAACTTCAGTTTAAACAAGCTGCAGTACTGTACTTAAGTCTAATCAATTTAGTTTTGAGATGTGAGAGACATTTACAGTGAGAGCCTTTTTCATTTGGAAATCTGACTGCTTGTAGTTTAAAGTTGTACAACAGGCCCTAGATTTATGTGGCAGGCTGAGATGAACTAAAACTGAAGCTTTTAATTAAATCCAAAAATGAATATTCATGCTGTAACCATGGTTACTGGGTTTTACTCTTCATTGTAATTCAGAATTTTGTATTCAGCCAGCATAACTTAGTTCTGGAGGCTGCCAAGGATTAAATTGGCAGACTGCTAGAGGAACTTTCCTAGTGTTCAGTACCTTATGAATGTACAGTCTTAGTTCAAAGCTGTTCTTATGCATTTCATTTGCTTATACACTATACTGAGCAATCCCAGAATTAGGGACCAAACTCCAGGATTGCCCATCTCCATTGCTCTAACCAGTGTGTACTGCTGGACTTCTCTAAACTGAGGCCAAGCCTCAGTGGAGTGATCTTCCTTAGCCTGTGGTTTAGGGGCTCTCCTGGAACTTCAGACCTGCTCAGACTGAGAACCATTTAAATGTCCAAGTACTTCCTTCAGCTGCCAAAACTTGCATAAAAGGATATCTAGTTGAGAGAGAGAATAGCTTCAAACTGTGCATCTCAGTTTCTTGCTGGCATCTGCTCAGGCCTGCAGGTAGGCAATGAGTGTAATAGAGCCTTGGACAACCACCCTCAGCAGCTCTGTAGTCTCTTAGAATGGCTCTTAGACTCTTAGAGTGGGTGTCTGTTGCAGTCTGAGGTGTTTTACTGCTGGAACAGAAGTGCTGGACTGAGGATTTTAAGCTGTATTGAGACCTGGGCAACTGAGATGTTCACAGTACTGCTGCATGGAGGTTGTGATTAGTACCTAAACCCTTTTGAGCCTGGGCACAGGAGAGAGACTTTACTGGAGTTTAGACTTCGTTCATACTGAGGCTTTATGCTGAAGTGTTGTGCATCCAAATGTGGCAAATGCAAAAGTGTCTGATCTGACTGTTCCTTTTCTGCACTGATTCTTGTGAAATTCAAGCCCACACCTTAGGGTGTGGACTAAGAGGCATAGTATTTCTAAAGAAGTGTTGGGTCCCATAAATGAGAACTAACAGAAGGAATTAATTAGCAAGAGGTGGATAGAAGGGATAAGAAAGAACACACGCAATCTGTAGAACTATCATGCTTcgtttttttaaatgcagacttAAATCAGCAGTTATTGGGGTTTTAAAGCAGGAGGATTAATGATAAGAAGAATACATCCTGTGTATcatgattttctttcctgaagactTCACTTAAGGGATTATTAAGGTTTACAAAGCCACAGGTAGATATCAAACCAAGAGTTAATTTAAGGCATTTTTTTTGAAGAAACTGGTGTCAGCTCACACTTAATagcattctttattttttttcttcctgatgttgAATGTAGTTCTTCATCTGTAtgcagcattttttgttttgttttggttttatccCAAGTTTTATTTCTTAGCAAACAAGACTTCTACTTCTCTGTCTAGGTCCTATAATATTAACAAGGTAGCACATCAAGCTGTTGAAGAGATCCTTAAGATTGGTGAGTGAACAGTGTGGTATTACTGGCCAAGTTTATATAAAGATACACCTACCTAACTGGGGCTCTTTCTCTTGGCTCAACAGCTAAAAAGCATGGAAGTTTGAATATGCCATTGAATGCAGAACTAGTACAAAAAGGTTAGTGAAAATGGCAAGATTTCTTTAAGGTATCTTAACTTTGACCAGTTCATTTTGTTTGGATTCTTAACACTGATTTCAGTATTTTAGCGCTCTTGCAATATTAGTCTTTGTTACAAACTTTATTTAGACACATTTGGTGAGAAATGTCTGACTTGATATGAAAGCACTTATTTAGACTTTTGTATGTATAGCTCTTCAGGAGAATTTCAGTTCTCCTAAGGTTTGAGACACTTAATCACCTAAAGAGAACTGTTGAGTGTTCATCATGAAATAGAACTGAAAGGagatttctgtaaaattaatttttttttgcaggtgAAGGCTATTAAACATCTGGCAAGACTCAATATTCCCTCTCAATAGAGAAGGTGCTCTTTCCTGGAGGAATGTGTGTTTTTGAGAATAActaattttctctggaaaaagtAATGGCTGATTTCTCTATTTACAGTAACAAATGATTTCAATGAGTCCCTGCTCTACAGTCCAGAAGAACCAAAGATGTTTTTCAGTATTCGAGAACCTATTGTAAATAGAGTTTTCTCAAGTAGCCGGCAGCGTGGCTTCTCTTCAAAGTAAGTGTTGGCTGTAGCAGTCACTGAAGAGTTATTTCATTCTGTGTATTTGTCAAAATATGAGTAATCCAGGAGTTTCCCTTGAAGTGTTTCAACATCCAGTTTGTGTTTTGAGGGGCCTGAGTATTGTTCTCAGaataacaggaagaaaatgtttccaaGTTGTGTAATGCCTTTTTAATGTTTAATCCATGCACAATCTTATAGAATAAAAGAATCTCACTGTGCCCAGCTTTGGGTGTGTGCCATTTCCCTCGGTATGAGACACAGGCACTGACAAACTAGAGTGAATTCAGGAAGGGGCCTCTGAGATGATTAGGGGACCAAAACATGTGGTGTATAAAGGAGCTACTCAAACCGTGCTTTTATTTAGTCTGGAGGAGACAAGACTAAGCAGGGTGGATCCAGTTGCTGTCTTCAGCTACCAATGATGGTTACAGAGGAGACTGAGTTAAAAACTCTTTTCAGGGCAGAATATGAGCCAACAGCCCTGATTTCATAGGATGTAGGATTctgataaaaaaggaaaaatatttcacagtaagAATGGTCAGGCAGTAga
The Strix uralensis isolate ZFMK-TIS-50842 chromosome Z, bStrUra1, whole genome shotgun sequence DNA segment above includes these coding regions:
- the NADK2 gene encoding NAD kinase 2, mitochondrial; amino-acid sequence: MLLAASKVFDKFKPVIGVNTDPERSEGHLCLPVRYTHSFPEALQKLYRGEFRWQWRQRIRLYLEGTGINPTPVDLHEQQLSQEQHSRAHINERFQDQRSDISGPHLLPVRALNEVFIGESLSSRASYYEISVDDGPWEKQKSSGLNVCTGTGSKAWSYNINKVAHQAVEEILKIAKKHGSLNMPLNAELVQKVTNDFNESLLYSPEEPKMFFSIREPIVNRVFSSSRQRGFSSKVCVRSRCWDACMVVDGGTSFEFNDGAIASIMIDTEDALCTVLLEE